A single region of the Tursiops truncatus isolate mTurTru1 chromosome 18, mTurTru1.mat.Y, whole genome shotgun sequence genome encodes:
- the NEK3 gene encoding serine/threonine-protein kinase Nek3 isoform X3: MDSYTVLRVIGEGSFGRALLVQQESSNQMFAMKEIRLPKFFSDTQNSRKEAVLLAKMKHPNIVAFKESFEAEGHLYIVMEYCDGGDLMQKIKHQKGKLFPEDMILNWFTQMCLGVNHIHKKRVLHRDIKSKNIFLTQNGKVKLGDFGSARLLSSPMAFACTYVGTPYYVPPEIWENMPYNNKSDIWSLGCILYELCTLKHPFQANSWKSLILKICQGSMSPLPSHYSYELQHLIKQMFKKNPSYRPSATTLLSRGPLARLIQKCLPPEIITEYGEQVLEETKKSMPSTPRKKDPSRIRIALENEASTVQREEPGGKCSHTDSESINKNSVESALRRVNREEIGYLVITHQSAAHTGGSVIKYSENNTRKQWLKETPETLLTILQHADLSLAFQTYTIYRPGAEGFLKGPLYEETEASDDVDGSHDSVILDPERLEPGLDEEDTDFEEDDNSDWVSELRQRAGWQGVSDG; encoded by the exons ATGGACAGTTACACAGTCCTGAGAGTGATTGGGGAGGGCTCCTTTGGCAGAGCCCTTTTGGTTCAGCAGGAGAGCAGTAATCAGATGTTTGCCATGAAAGAAATAAGGCTTCCCAAG TTTTTCTCTGACACACAGAATTCTAGGAAGGAGGCTGTTCTGTTAGCCAAAATGAAACACCCCAATATTGTTGCCTTTAAGGAATCATTTGAAG CTGAAGGACATCTGTATATTGTGATGGAGTATTGTGATGGAGGGGACCTGATGCAGAAGATTAAACATCAGAAAGGGAAGTTGTTTCCTGAAGATATG ATACTTAATTGGTTTACACAAATGTGCCTTGGAGTAAATCACATTCACAAGAAACGTGTGTTACACAGAGATATCAAGTCCAAG AATATCTTCCTCACCCAAAACGGAAAAGTAAAATTGGGTGATTTTGGATCTGCCCGTCTTCTCTCCAG TCCCATGGCATTTGCTTGTACGTATGTGGGAACACCTTATTATGTGCCCCCGGAAATTTGGGAGAACATGCCTTATAACAATAAAAG TGACATCTGGTCCTTGGGATGCATTCTCTATGAACTCTGTACCCTTAAGCATCCA tttcagGCAAATAGTTGGAAAAGTCTTATCCTCAAAATTTGTCAGGGGTCCATGAGCCCACTGCCATCCCATTATTCCTATGAGCTTCAGCATCTGATCAAGCAGATGTTCAAAAAGAATCCCTCATATCGCCCTTCAGCTACAACTCTTCTCTCCAGAGGCCCTTTAGCTCGGCTCATCCAGAAGTGCTTACCCCCAGAG ATCATCACAGAATATGGTGAACAGGTATTAGAAGAAACCAAAAAATCTATGCCTAGTACACCAAGAAAAAAGG ACCCCAGCAGAATCAGGATAGCTTTGGAAAATGAAGCAAGCACAGTG caaaGGGAAGAACCAGGTGGAAAGTGTAGCCACACTGACTCAGAAAGcattaataaaaattcagttgAAAGTGCACTGAGGAGAGTAAACAGAGAAGAGATAG GATATTTGGTTATCACACATCAGAGCGCTGCTCATACAG GTGGTTCTGTAATAAAGTACAGTGAAAATAATACCCGTAAGCAGTGGCTCAAAGAGACTCCTGAGACCTTGTTGACCATTCTTCAGCATGCTGACCTCAGCTTGgcatttcaaacatacacaataTATAGACCAG GTGCAGAAGGGTTCTTGAAAGGCCCCCtgtatgaggaaacagaagcatcCGATGATGTTGATGGAAGTCATGATTCTGTCATTTTGGATCCAGAGAGACTTGAACCTGGACTGGATGAGGAGGATAC GGACTTTGAGGAAGATGACAACTCTGACTGGGTATCAGAACTGAGACAGCGAGCTGGCTGGCAAGGAGTGTC
- the NEK3 gene encoding serine/threonine-protein kinase Nek3 isoform X4 has protein sequence MDSYTVLRVIGEGSFGRALLVQQESSNQMFAMKEIRLPKFFSDTQNSRKEAVLLAKMKHPNIVAFKESFEAEGHLYIVMEYCDGGDLMQKIKHQKGKLFPEDMILNWFTQMCLGVNHIHKKRVLHRDIKSKNIFLTQNGKVKLGDFGSARLLSSPMAFACTYVGTPYYVPPEIWENMPYNNKSDIWSLGCILYELCTLKHPFQANSWKSLILKICQGSMSPLPSHYSYELQHLIKQMFKKNPSYRPSATTLLSRGPLARLIQKCLPPEIITEYGEQVLEETKKSMPSTPRKKDPSRIRIALENEASTVQREEPGGKCSHTDSESINKNSVESALRRVNREEIGGSVIKYSENNTRKQWLKETPETLLTILQHADLSLAFQTYTIYRPGAEGFLKGPLYEETEASDDVDGSHDSVILDPERLEPGLDEEDTDFEEDDNSDWVSELRQRAGWQGVSDG, from the exons ATGGACAGTTACACAGTCCTGAGAGTGATTGGGGAGGGCTCCTTTGGCAGAGCCCTTTTGGTTCAGCAGGAGAGCAGTAATCAGATGTTTGCCATGAAAGAAATAAGGCTTCCCAAG TTTTTCTCTGACACACAGAATTCTAGGAAGGAGGCTGTTCTGTTAGCCAAAATGAAACACCCCAATATTGTTGCCTTTAAGGAATCATTTGAAG CTGAAGGACATCTGTATATTGTGATGGAGTATTGTGATGGAGGGGACCTGATGCAGAAGATTAAACATCAGAAAGGGAAGTTGTTTCCTGAAGATATG ATACTTAATTGGTTTACACAAATGTGCCTTGGAGTAAATCACATTCACAAGAAACGTGTGTTACACAGAGATATCAAGTCCAAG AATATCTTCCTCACCCAAAACGGAAAAGTAAAATTGGGTGATTTTGGATCTGCCCGTCTTCTCTCCAG TCCCATGGCATTTGCTTGTACGTATGTGGGAACACCTTATTATGTGCCCCCGGAAATTTGGGAGAACATGCCTTATAACAATAAAAG TGACATCTGGTCCTTGGGATGCATTCTCTATGAACTCTGTACCCTTAAGCATCCA tttcagGCAAATAGTTGGAAAAGTCTTATCCTCAAAATTTGTCAGGGGTCCATGAGCCCACTGCCATCCCATTATTCCTATGAGCTTCAGCATCTGATCAAGCAGATGTTCAAAAAGAATCCCTCATATCGCCCTTCAGCTACAACTCTTCTCTCCAGAGGCCCTTTAGCTCGGCTCATCCAGAAGTGCTTACCCCCAGAG ATCATCACAGAATATGGTGAACAGGTATTAGAAGAAACCAAAAAATCTATGCCTAGTACACCAAGAAAAAAGG ACCCCAGCAGAATCAGGATAGCTTTGGAAAATGAAGCAAGCACAGTG caaaGGGAAGAACCAGGTGGAAAGTGTAGCCACACTGACTCAGAAAGcattaataaaaattcagttgAAAGTGCACTGAGGAGAGTAAACAGAGAAGAGATAG GTGGTTCTGTAATAAAGTACAGTGAAAATAATACCCGTAAGCAGTGGCTCAAAGAGACTCCTGAGACCTTGTTGACCATTCTTCAGCATGCTGACCTCAGCTTGgcatttcaaacatacacaataTATAGACCAG GTGCAGAAGGGTTCTTGAAAGGCCCCCtgtatgaggaaacagaagcatcCGATGATGTTGATGGAAGTCATGATTCTGTCATTTTGGATCCAGAGAGACTTGAACCTGGACTGGATGAGGAGGATAC GGACTTTGAGGAAGATGACAACTCTGACTGGGTATCAGAACTGAGACAGCGAGCTGGCTGGCAAGGAGTGTC
- the NEK3 gene encoding serine/threonine-protein kinase Nek3 isoform X1: protein MDSYTVLRVIGEGSFGRALLVQQESSNQMFAMKEIRLPKFFSDTQNSRKEAVLLAKMKHPNIVAFKESFEAEGHLYIVMEYCDGGDLMQKIKHQKGKLFPEDMILNWFTQMCLGVNHIHKKRVLHRDIKSKNIFLTQNGKVKLGDFGSARLLSSPMAFACTYVGTPYYVPPEIWENMPYNNKSDIWSLGCILYELCTLKHPFQANSWKSLILKICQGSMSPLPSHYSYELQHLIKQMFKKNPSYRPSATTLLSRGPLARLIQKCLPPEIITEYGEQVLEETKKSMPSTPRKKDPSRIRIALENEASTVQREEPGGKCSHTDSESINKNSVESALRRVNREEIASSPGPLRRQWEKNVSSTALTALENASLLTSSLTAEDDRGYLVITHQSAAHTGGSVIKYSENNTRKQWLKETPETLLTILQHADLSLAFQTYTIYRPGAEGFLKGPLYEETEASDDVDGSHDSVILDPERLEPGLDEEDTDFEEDDNSDWVSELRQRAGWQGVSDG from the exons ATGGACAGTTACACAGTCCTGAGAGTGATTGGGGAGGGCTCCTTTGGCAGAGCCCTTTTGGTTCAGCAGGAGAGCAGTAATCAGATGTTTGCCATGAAAGAAATAAGGCTTCCCAAG TTTTTCTCTGACACACAGAATTCTAGGAAGGAGGCTGTTCTGTTAGCCAAAATGAAACACCCCAATATTGTTGCCTTTAAGGAATCATTTGAAG CTGAAGGACATCTGTATATTGTGATGGAGTATTGTGATGGAGGGGACCTGATGCAGAAGATTAAACATCAGAAAGGGAAGTTGTTTCCTGAAGATATG ATACTTAATTGGTTTACACAAATGTGCCTTGGAGTAAATCACATTCACAAGAAACGTGTGTTACACAGAGATATCAAGTCCAAG AATATCTTCCTCACCCAAAACGGAAAAGTAAAATTGGGTGATTTTGGATCTGCCCGTCTTCTCTCCAG TCCCATGGCATTTGCTTGTACGTATGTGGGAACACCTTATTATGTGCCCCCGGAAATTTGGGAGAACATGCCTTATAACAATAAAAG TGACATCTGGTCCTTGGGATGCATTCTCTATGAACTCTGTACCCTTAAGCATCCA tttcagGCAAATAGTTGGAAAAGTCTTATCCTCAAAATTTGTCAGGGGTCCATGAGCCCACTGCCATCCCATTATTCCTATGAGCTTCAGCATCTGATCAAGCAGATGTTCAAAAAGAATCCCTCATATCGCCCTTCAGCTACAACTCTTCTCTCCAGAGGCCCTTTAGCTCGGCTCATCCAGAAGTGCTTACCCCCAGAG ATCATCACAGAATATGGTGAACAGGTATTAGAAGAAACCAAAAAATCTATGCCTAGTACACCAAGAAAAAAGG ACCCCAGCAGAATCAGGATAGCTTTGGAAAATGAAGCAAGCACAGTG caaaGGGAAGAACCAGGTGGAAAGTGTAGCCACACTGACTCAGAAAGcattaataaaaattcagttgAAAGTGCACTGAGGAGAGTAAACAGAGAAGAGATAG CCAGTTCACCAGGTCCTCTCAGGCGACAGTGGGAGAAAAATGTATCCAGTACAGCTCTTACAGCTTTGGAAAATGCATCCTTACTCACCTCCAGTTTAACGGCAGAGGACGATAGAG GATATTTGGTTATCACACATCAGAGCGCTGCTCATACAG GTGGTTCTGTAATAAAGTACAGTGAAAATAATACCCGTAAGCAGTGGCTCAAAGAGACTCCTGAGACCTTGTTGACCATTCTTCAGCATGCTGACCTCAGCTTGgcatttcaaacatacacaataTATAGACCAG GTGCAGAAGGGTTCTTGAAAGGCCCCCtgtatgaggaaacagaagcatcCGATGATGTTGATGGAAGTCATGATTCTGTCATTTTGGATCCAGAGAGACTTGAACCTGGACTGGATGAGGAGGATAC GGACTTTGAGGAAGATGACAACTCTGACTGGGTATCAGAACTGAGACAGCGAGCTGGCTGGCAAGGAGTGTC
- the NEK3 gene encoding serine/threonine-protein kinase Nek3 isoform X2 — protein MDSYTVLRVIGEGSFGRALLVQQESSNQMFAMKEIRLPKFFSDTQNSRKEAVLLAKMKHPNIVAFKESFEAEGHLYIVMEYCDGGDLMQKIKHQKGKLFPEDMILNWFTQMCLGVNHIHKKRVLHRDIKSKNIFLTQNGKVKLGDFGSARLLSSPMAFACTYVGTPYYVPPEIWENMPYNNKSDIWSLGCILYELCTLKHPFQANSWKSLILKICQGSMSPLPSHYSYELQHLIKQMFKKNPSYRPSATTLLSRGPLARLIQKCLPPEIITEYGEQVLEETKKSMPSTPRKKDPSRIRIALENEASTVQREEPGGKCSHTDSESINKNSVESALRRVNREEIASSPGPLRRQWEKNVSSTALTALENASLLTSSLTAEDDRGGSVIKYSENNTRKQWLKETPETLLTILQHADLSLAFQTYTIYRPGAEGFLKGPLYEETEASDDVDGSHDSVILDPERLEPGLDEEDTDFEEDDNSDWVSELRQRAGWQGVSDG, from the exons ATGGACAGTTACACAGTCCTGAGAGTGATTGGGGAGGGCTCCTTTGGCAGAGCCCTTTTGGTTCAGCAGGAGAGCAGTAATCAGATGTTTGCCATGAAAGAAATAAGGCTTCCCAAG TTTTTCTCTGACACACAGAATTCTAGGAAGGAGGCTGTTCTGTTAGCCAAAATGAAACACCCCAATATTGTTGCCTTTAAGGAATCATTTGAAG CTGAAGGACATCTGTATATTGTGATGGAGTATTGTGATGGAGGGGACCTGATGCAGAAGATTAAACATCAGAAAGGGAAGTTGTTTCCTGAAGATATG ATACTTAATTGGTTTACACAAATGTGCCTTGGAGTAAATCACATTCACAAGAAACGTGTGTTACACAGAGATATCAAGTCCAAG AATATCTTCCTCACCCAAAACGGAAAAGTAAAATTGGGTGATTTTGGATCTGCCCGTCTTCTCTCCAG TCCCATGGCATTTGCTTGTACGTATGTGGGAACACCTTATTATGTGCCCCCGGAAATTTGGGAGAACATGCCTTATAACAATAAAAG TGACATCTGGTCCTTGGGATGCATTCTCTATGAACTCTGTACCCTTAAGCATCCA tttcagGCAAATAGTTGGAAAAGTCTTATCCTCAAAATTTGTCAGGGGTCCATGAGCCCACTGCCATCCCATTATTCCTATGAGCTTCAGCATCTGATCAAGCAGATGTTCAAAAAGAATCCCTCATATCGCCCTTCAGCTACAACTCTTCTCTCCAGAGGCCCTTTAGCTCGGCTCATCCAGAAGTGCTTACCCCCAGAG ATCATCACAGAATATGGTGAACAGGTATTAGAAGAAACCAAAAAATCTATGCCTAGTACACCAAGAAAAAAGG ACCCCAGCAGAATCAGGATAGCTTTGGAAAATGAAGCAAGCACAGTG caaaGGGAAGAACCAGGTGGAAAGTGTAGCCACACTGACTCAGAAAGcattaataaaaattcagttgAAAGTGCACTGAGGAGAGTAAACAGAGAAGAGATAG CCAGTTCACCAGGTCCTCTCAGGCGACAGTGGGAGAAAAATGTATCCAGTACAGCTCTTACAGCTTTGGAAAATGCATCCTTACTCACCTCCAGTTTAACGGCAGAGGACGATAGAG GTGGTTCTGTAATAAAGTACAGTGAAAATAATACCCGTAAGCAGTGGCTCAAAGAGACTCCTGAGACCTTGTTGACCATTCTTCAGCATGCTGACCTCAGCTTGgcatttcaaacatacacaataTATAGACCAG GTGCAGAAGGGTTCTTGAAAGGCCCCCtgtatgaggaaacagaagcatcCGATGATGTTGATGGAAGTCATGATTCTGTCATTTTGGATCCAGAGAGACTTGAACCTGGACTGGATGAGGAGGATAC GGACTTTGAGGAAGATGACAACTCTGACTGGGTATCAGAACTGAGACAGCGAGCTGGCTGGCAAGGAGTGTC
- the NEK3 gene encoding serine/threonine-protein kinase Nek3 isoform X5, whose translation MEYCDGGDLMQKIKHQKGKLFPEDMILNWFTQMCLGVNHIHKKRVLHRDIKSKNIFLTQNGKVKLGDFGSARLLSSPMAFACTYVGTPYYVPPEIWENMPYNNKSDIWSLGCILYELCTLKHPFQANSWKSLILKICQGSMSPLPSHYSYELQHLIKQMFKKNPSYRPSATTLLSRGPLARLIQKCLPPEIITEYGEQVLEETKKSMPSTPRKKDPSRIRIALENEASTVQREEPGGKCSHTDSESINKNSVESALRRVNREEIASSPGPLRRQWEKNVSSTALTALENASLLTSSLTAEDDRGYLVITHQSAAHTGGSVIKYSENNTRKQWLKETPETLLTILQHADLSLAFQTYTIYRPGAEGFLKGPLYEETEASDDVDGSHDSVILDPERLEPGLDEEDTDFEEDDNSDWVSELRQRAGWQGVSDG comes from the exons ATGGAGTATTGTGATGGAGGGGACCTGATGCAGAAGATTAAACATCAGAAAGGGAAGTTGTTTCCTGAAGATATG ATACTTAATTGGTTTACACAAATGTGCCTTGGAGTAAATCACATTCACAAGAAACGTGTGTTACACAGAGATATCAAGTCCAAG AATATCTTCCTCACCCAAAACGGAAAAGTAAAATTGGGTGATTTTGGATCTGCCCGTCTTCTCTCCAG TCCCATGGCATTTGCTTGTACGTATGTGGGAACACCTTATTATGTGCCCCCGGAAATTTGGGAGAACATGCCTTATAACAATAAAAG TGACATCTGGTCCTTGGGATGCATTCTCTATGAACTCTGTACCCTTAAGCATCCA tttcagGCAAATAGTTGGAAAAGTCTTATCCTCAAAATTTGTCAGGGGTCCATGAGCCCACTGCCATCCCATTATTCCTATGAGCTTCAGCATCTGATCAAGCAGATGTTCAAAAAGAATCCCTCATATCGCCCTTCAGCTACAACTCTTCTCTCCAGAGGCCCTTTAGCTCGGCTCATCCAGAAGTGCTTACCCCCAGAG ATCATCACAGAATATGGTGAACAGGTATTAGAAGAAACCAAAAAATCTATGCCTAGTACACCAAGAAAAAAGG ACCCCAGCAGAATCAGGATAGCTTTGGAAAATGAAGCAAGCACAGTG caaaGGGAAGAACCAGGTGGAAAGTGTAGCCACACTGACTCAGAAAGcattaataaaaattcagttgAAAGTGCACTGAGGAGAGTAAACAGAGAAGAGATAG CCAGTTCACCAGGTCCTCTCAGGCGACAGTGGGAGAAAAATGTATCCAGTACAGCTCTTACAGCTTTGGAAAATGCATCCTTACTCACCTCCAGTTTAACGGCAGAGGACGATAGAG GATATTTGGTTATCACACATCAGAGCGCTGCTCATACAG GTGGTTCTGTAATAAAGTACAGTGAAAATAATACCCGTAAGCAGTGGCTCAAAGAGACTCCTGAGACCTTGTTGACCATTCTTCAGCATGCTGACCTCAGCTTGgcatttcaaacatacacaataTATAGACCAG GTGCAGAAGGGTTCTTGAAAGGCCCCCtgtatgaggaaacagaagcatcCGATGATGTTGATGGAAGTCATGATTCTGTCATTTTGGATCCAGAGAGACTTGAACCTGGACTGGATGAGGAGGATAC GGACTTTGAGGAAGATGACAACTCTGACTGGGTATCAGAACTGAGACAGCGAGCTGGCTGGCAAGGAGTGTC